In the Ictidomys tridecemlineatus isolate mIctTri1 chromosome 10, mIctTri1.hap1, whole genome shotgun sequence genome, TGTACAGTTAGGAGCAGGCCTGGAAGGGCCATGGCAGTCCAGAATTACCAGGTTGGCAGTGGAGCTCAGCCCCTGTGTCTTTCTGCTCCATGGCTCTTCCCACCTCGCCTCCTTCCTCATGTGAAGTTCCCCAAAAGAAATCTGCTCAGAAACTTTAATTACAGATATGTTCAGTGGAGTTCTATATATAATGCAGAGGTCTCAGAACTTGATGGGCCTAAGGCCTCAAGCTCTCAGGAGGTGGAATGATGGTCTGTGCACTGTGAGATAGCAGCACTACATTCTGACCACAGGGCCAGCTGTGCACCCCTGGAGCTCGGAGGAGCTTGGGCAGTACTCAGCCCTGTGAGGAACTTCTCACTGGATGGTTGGTGTGGCCTTTGCAGAACTGAGTAGGGCAGAACACCGCGCCCCTGTATCATGTCCTTCTGCTCTTGGTCTGAAGAATGTGTCCAGTCTAACCTGTTAGGTCTCTCCCATCTTTAAGAAGGAAAACCCATGAATCCCAATGCCTTCCCCCGCCTGACCTGTGCTGGATCTGCCTGACATGACCACATTCTGGGCCTTTGCATGAGGTGTTCTCCATGTTCCCCTGGGTGTGGGGAGTGCATCTTGGCTTTCTTGGTGAGCAGCCCTAATGACATGTTGCCCTTGAGGTTGTGTTCCCCCCTTCTCGCCCGTCCAGGGAAATATTGGAAACTCAGAGCCACCCACCTGTGAACTTGGCTCTTCTTCAGATCACTTCCATGAGTTTTCAGTGCCAAATCACCCAGTGTCCTGGGTTACAAGAGTCCTAAGATCTCAGCTTGCCCAGATGAGAAATTGGCTACCTTGTGCTTCCCTCCATGAATTGCTCCATGGAGACAATTTTATtggagttttctttcctttctcataTCTTAGATCTAGTAAAATCATTTTACATCAGCAATTCCCATTCCTGCCTGGAATGTTGGCTGCTTTTTAGAAGAGAGCTGTGACAGGTAGTTTAAGTGATGGCCAGAGCCCCACAGGCTCACCTGAGTGTGTCTTTCCCCAGGTACCCAGACTCATGGTATCGTGACATCACATCCAACAAGAAGTTCTTCTCCCTTGCTGCGACCTACAGAGGTGCCATTGTGGGAATGATAGTCGCTGAAATTAAGAGCAGGACCAAAATACATAAAGAGGTACGTCTGTGCGGTGATAGACACGATAGTCACTGGACATGGCTGCAGGGGGCTTGCGATAGAATCGCACGAGTGCGCTGTGGCCCTGTGTCTCAGGAGCCTGTGACCTGAGAGTTCAGAGCAGCGCATGAGACTCGTGTCCGGTCGGCTTCTGTGTGTACCTGACATAGGAGTACGTGTGCCTTTACACATGTAGCAAGTAATAAGACCTCAGCAGGCCTAACAAGGACAATCATTTTGAAGCAGGAATGATACATTGAATATCTGCACAGTTGTCATGTGATACAAAAATGTCTGATTTGTGTTGATGGCAATGCCATAGAAACTGCCAGTCCTACTGTGGTTTGTTCAAGGAAATGCTAAGTTTCAGCTCAAGTCTAGTGAAAGTAAAGATATACCCAACCTCACAGATCCCCCTCAGGCCTCCCTACCTACCTCAGAATGCTGAGCATCTGCAGCACCCTCAGGTTAGCACGCCATGCTCTAAATATAAGCTGTAAGGCCACAGGCACACACCACATTCCTCCTGACCGACTTTGATAGATTCTGCTAGTAATTATGGTCATAGTGACCCAATAGTGTTTACCACACTGGTATTTACTCCAAGGAGGGGGAAACCTGAGAGCCtgcctagcctgcatgaggccctgggttctatccctagcaccaaaCAAAAAGCAAGGAAGGCGACATCTCTTCCTCTTAAGGAGCCAGGACCACTGATGTCTACCCCATTTCGTGTGTGATTGTTTTAGCGCAGTTGTTTTCATCTGAGAGTAGCTTTTTCTAGCCTAGCTCCTCCTGAGCCTCTTCTTCCATTGTTCAGTGCTAAGATAGCAGAGAGAGAGCAAAATCAATATTCTTTTGATCTTTCCTCTTCTGTGGGACACTATCCCACTTTCTCCTACCTTGTTACCTGATTCTCCCTCTTGTAGATTTTTCCTAGGTGCCCCCAGGCCATCAGCCAGCTTCCTCACAAGGGTGACTAGAAATTTCTGGAATGTGTTTGTTTTCCCTCCAGGCAGGCTTGGGGACCATTTTGCTCTTGGACTTCAAGAGGGGAACCTCTACACCCCAGCACTCACGTGGGCCTTTCTGAGAGACTGGGTGGGTTTGACCCTGGGGAAGGCAGGGCCACTTAAACACTGTCAGCCAGGGCTTCAAGCAGAGTCTACATCTGCTGGGTTCACTGTGGGTGGGTGCTGACTCAGAGCAGGGTCCAAGCCTACCCCACCCGACATGATTGGGGAGCAAAAAGGCTGAGTCACCCAGCGTCCATCCTTAAGGAAGCAAACCACACACCTGGCAGGTCCTTCCTGTTCTTTATGAAGTGGAAGAATTAAGAAGCTGTTGGTGGCTGGATTCACCATTGTCCCATGCAGGGCTCTTCGTGGAGATGCTGGTGGAGCCCTGCAATGCTCTTCCTGGCATGGGTAGTGGAGGAGGGCATGTGTTCGCCTGCACACCCTCCTCAGGACCACCGGGGGCATACTTGTCCATCTGTCTCATTGCACCGTATTAAACACCTGCTATACGTCCCTACTGGACAGGTGTGCCTTTGTACCTGCCATAAGCTACCCAGTTCTGGCACGAAGCAGCCTCTCATCCTGCAGAAAAGCCCCTCACGGTGCATCTTCACAGTAGCCGCCCTCTGCCAGCAGGGCCCAAACGCTCTCAGTTCCATGGGCAGGCAGGGTGACTTTCCCTTACCCTCTTTGTTCTTCCCTTCCCACTCATGGGCTCCAGGTCTCAGGGCCAGGGGAGTGGGCACGTAGACCACGGACAGACTCTGCCATGTACTCTGTGCCTTATCCTGactccatctctttctctttaggaTGGAGATATTCTAGCCTCCAACTTCTCTGTTGACACACAAGTTGCGTACATTCTAAGTCTGGGAGTAGTGAAAGAATTCAGGAAGCATGGCATAGGTAAGGGGAAGTGGGCTTATGTTTTGGGTACCCTTCCCCCCTCAATTTTGTCACTTCCCTTGTCCTGATGAATCCAGCTTCTAAATGATCCCCAGTCACCTCCTCCTGCCTGTCTTGGGTCAGACCCACAGTATCTCTCTTTCCATCACGTCTCCCACCCCACTGGCCTTCCCCGTACTCTTTCCACACATCACAGGCCTTTCCACAGTAGCTTCCTTCCCAAATCTGTCACAATTAGATCAGCATCTGCTCTCAGGTGGCTTCACAATAGACCAACCCTTTTGCCCCTCCTACTACCACACACAACAGCTCTGTCTGTTGGCTAAACGCTCTCTGTTGAGAGCAGAAAacataaatgaagaaatagaactCACCAACATTTATCAGATGCCATGTGATCAAATTCCCATTCCACTTGGTCACAACAGTGAGCAGCAGTCTTCATTTTGAGCTCAGGGCCTCCAGTTTATTCTTATCGTCTAAAAGATTGGTGTGCCTCCACTGTCTGTCCAGTCCACAGGAGGGCACCTCCAGGCCACAGTGGTCTGCAGCTCACAAATTCCATCTGGCCATGAGCTTTCACAGTGGGAGGACAGGAGGCTGGGATCTGATCTGAGCACAGAGACCTTGGACTCTCACAGAAGTCACAGCCCCATCCTCATTGCCCTTTCTAATTGGCCTGCCATGCCAGGtgtagtggctcacacctgtaatcccagtgacttgggaggctgaggcaagaggatcataggttcaagaccagcctgggtctTGAACCTATGTCTTAGCAAGACCCCCAGCAACTtggaccatgtctcaaaataaaataactgctTTACTGTGTGTAACCCTCATCTCCTCTCTTAAGGTTCTCTTTTACTTGAAAGCTTAAAAGATCACATATCAACCACAGCTCAGGACCACTGCAAAGCCATCTATCTGCATGTCCTCACCACCAACAACACAGCGATAAACTTCTACGAAAACAGAGACTTTAGGCAGCATCACTATCTGCCCTATTACTACTCCATCCGAGGGGTCCTCAAAGATGGCTTCACGTATGTCCTCTACATCAATGGCGGCCACCCTCCCTGGACCATCTTATATCCTTTGCTGCTGGGGGAGGACACATGACTTCCTGGCTGGAGGCTACTGAATCAGTCAGTCAGCTCCATGCTCGCCTTCAGATGATAATCATGTGTGCTGTGAATGGGTCTGGTCACATGTGAGGAAAGGAGGTCCCCAATTTCAGCCTGGCAGGAGGGATGGATTTTAACCCCTTGGGCCCAAGATCCATCCATCCGCTCCACAATCACTGATGGGCAACCTCCTGTTCTGGGTGTGCTGGGTCAGTAGTGAGCAAAGCAGACCAAAGCCCCTGCCCAGGCAGCTTGTGCTAGCAGGAGAAAAGAATGAGTGAAAAAACTTTTACTTTCTTTGAACACTTGGGTTCACATTTTCCTCATGGTAGGGGCACAACCCCAGAAGTGTTCCCTACCCCACTGCCTCCTCTAGCTCTTTGTCCAGCCCTGGCAGGAGGAAGACCAG is a window encoding:
- the Naa60 gene encoding N-alpha-acetyltransferase 60 isoform X1 codes for the protein MTEVVPSSALSEVSLRLLCHDDIDTVKHLCGDWFPIEYPDSWYRDITSNKKFFSLAATYRGAIVGMIVAEIKSRTKIHKEDGDILASNFSVDTQVAYILSLGVVKEFRKHGIGSLLLESLKDHISTTAQDHCKAIYLHVLTTNNTAINFYENRDFRQHHYLPYYYSIRGVLKDGFTYVLYINGGHPPWTILDYIQHLGSALANLSPCSIPHRIYRQAHSLLCSFLPWSGISTKGGIEYSRTM
- the Naa60 gene encoding N-alpha-acetyltransferase 60 isoform X3, whose translation is MIVAEIKSRTKIHKEDGDILASNFSVDTQVAYILSLGVVKEFRKHGIGSLLLESLKDHISTTAQDHCKAIYLHVLTTNNTAINFYENRDFRQHHYLPYYYSIRGVLKDGFTYVLYINGGHPPWTILDYIQHLGSALANLSPCSIPHRIYRQAHSLLCSFLPWSGISTKGGIEYSRTM